The following are encoded together in the Acidovorax sp. KKS102 genome:
- a CDS encoding ABC transporter ATP-binding protein codes for MAEKSNKVLLQVKGLKVAYGGIQAVKGVDFEVREGELVSLIGSNGAGKTTTMKAITGTLAMNDGDIEYLGESIKGKGAWDLVKKGLVMVPEGRGVFARMTITENLQMGAYTRSDKAGILADIEKMFTIFPRLRERKDQLAGTMSGGEQQMLAMGRALMSQPKVLLLDEPSMGLSPIMVDKIFEVVRDVYALGVTIVLVEQNASRALAIADRGYVMESGLITMTGPGQQLLNDPKVRAAYLGE; via the coding sequence ATGGCCGAAAAATCCAACAAGGTACTGCTGCAGGTCAAGGGCCTGAAGGTCGCCTACGGCGGTATCCAGGCCGTGAAGGGCGTGGACTTTGAAGTGCGCGAAGGCGAGCTGGTCTCGCTGATCGGCTCCAACGGCGCCGGCAAGACCACCACCATGAAGGCCATCACCGGCACGCTGGCGATGAACGATGGCGACATCGAGTACCTGGGCGAAAGCATCAAGGGCAAGGGCGCCTGGGACCTGGTGAAAAAGGGCCTGGTCATGGTGCCGGAAGGCCGCGGCGTGTTCGCGCGCATGACCATCACCGAAAACCTGCAGATGGGCGCGTACACACGCTCAGACAAAGCGGGCATCCTGGCCGACATCGAGAAGATGTTCACCATCTTCCCGCGCCTGCGCGAGCGCAAGGACCAGCTGGCCGGCACCATGTCGGGCGGTGAACAGCAGATGCTGGCCATGGGCCGCGCGCTGATGAGCCAGCCCAAGGTGCTGTTGCTGGACGAGCCCTCGATGGGTCTGTCGCCCATCATGGTGGACAAGATCTTCGAGGTGGTTCGTGACGTGTACGCCCTGGGCGTGACCATCGTGCTGGTGGAGCAGAACGCCAGCCGCGCGCTGGCGATTGCCGACCGTGGTTACGTGATGGAGTCGGGCCTGATCACCATGACCGGCCCCGGCCAGCAACTGCTGAACGACCCCAAGGTGCGCGCCGCCTACCTGGGCGAATAA
- a CDS encoding DMT family protein, producing the protein MNALQSLPISLQTVLLLTASNIFMTFAWYGHLKNLASSPWYVAALVSWGIALFEYLLQVPANRIGFTQFNVGQLKIMQEVITLGVFVPFAVFYMGQPLKWDYLWAGLCLVGAVYFIFRGA; encoded by the coding sequence ATGAACGCGCTCCAGTCCCTGCCCATCTCGCTGCAAACGGTGCTGCTGCTCACCGCCAGCAACATCTTCATGACCTTTGCCTGGTATGGGCACCTCAAGAATCTGGCCTCCTCGCCGTGGTACGTTGCAGCCCTCGTCAGCTGGGGCATCGCGCTGTTTGAGTACCTGTTGCAGGTGCCAGCCAACCGCATCGGCTTCACCCAGTTCAACGTGGGGCAACTCAAGATCATGCAGGAGGTCATCACGCTGGGCGTGTTTGTGCCATTCGCCGTGTTCTACATGGGCCAACCCCTGAAATGGGACTACCTCTGGGCGGGGCTGTGTCTGGTGGGCGCGGTGTATTTCATCTTCCGGGGCGCCTGA
- a CDS encoding DUF47 domain-containing protein, with product MLFAKLLPREGNFFEMFNQHADRIVEAARAFSQLVANYSDPHLRDKYNQDVDNAERAADRVTHEVNKAIHKTFITPIDREQIHTLINTMDDVADLIQDSAETMALYDVRHMTEEITRLTDLSLKCCERLRDAVKLLEKIADPAVAEAALKTCEEIDKLESDADRVMRSAMSKLFREEPDVREVIKLKAIYELLETITDKCEDVANCIEGIVLENS from the coding sequence ATGCTGTTTGCCAAGCTGTTGCCACGCGAAGGCAATTTTTTCGAAATGTTCAACCAGCATGCGGACCGCATCGTCGAGGCGGCCCGGGCCTTCTCGCAACTGGTGGCCAACTACAGCGACCCGCACCTGCGCGACAAATACAACCAGGACGTGGACAACGCCGAGCGTGCTGCCGACCGCGTGACGCACGAGGTGAACAAGGCCATCCACAAGACCTTCATCACCCCCATTGACCGGGAGCAGATCCACACGCTGATCAACACCATGGACGACGTGGCCGACCTGATCCAGGACTCGGCCGAGACCATGGCGCTGTACGACGTGCGCCACATGACGGAAGAAATCACCCGCCTCACGGACCTGAGCCTCAAGTGCTGCGAGCGCCTGCGCGATGCCGTCAAGCTGCTGGAGAAGATCGCCGACCCGGCCGTGGCCGAGGCTGCGCTCAAGACCTGCGAGGAGATCGACAAGCTCGAATCCGACGCCGACCGCGTGATGCGCAGCGCCATGAGCAAGCTGTTCCGCGAGGAGCCCGATGTGCGCGAGGTGATCAAGCTCAAGGCCATCTACGAGCTGCTGGAGACCATCACCGACAAGTGTGAGGACGTGGCCAACTGCATCGAGGGCATCGTCCTCGAAAACTCCTGA
- a CDS encoding inorganic phosphate transporter, which produces METVQTALWVVVLLVALAILFDFMNGFHDAANSIATVVSTGVLKPAQAVLFAAFFNFIAIFIFHLSVAATVGKGIVQPGIVDTHVVFGALVGAITWNVITWYYGIPSSSSHALIGGIVGAVIAKAGAGALISAGILKTVAFIFVSPLLGFTLGSIMMVAVAWIFRRTRPSKVDKWFRRLQLVSAGAYSLGHGGNDAQKTIGIIWLLLIATGYSSASDASPPTWAIISCYVAIGLGTMFGGWRIVKTMGQKITKLKPVGGFCAETGGALTLFLATTLGIPVSTTHTITGAIVGVGSTQRASAVRWGVAGNIIWAWILTIPASAFVAAVAYWISLQLF; this is translated from the coding sequence ATGGAAACTGTACAGACGGCCCTCTGGGTTGTGGTTCTGCTTGTGGCCCTGGCGATCCTGTTCGACTTCATGAATGGGTTCCACGACGCGGCCAATTCAATTGCCACGGTGGTCTCCACCGGCGTACTTAAACCTGCACAGGCGGTGCTGTTCGCCGCCTTTTTCAATTTCATCGCGATCTTCATCTTCCATCTGAGCGTGGCGGCGACGGTAGGCAAGGGCATCGTGCAGCCTGGCATTGTGGATACGCACGTGGTGTTTGGCGCTCTGGTGGGCGCGATCACCTGGAACGTGATCACCTGGTACTACGGCATTCCTAGCAGCTCCTCGCACGCGCTCATTGGTGGCATCGTGGGCGCCGTGATTGCGAAGGCGGGGGCCGGAGCTCTGATCTCTGCGGGTATTCTGAAGACCGTGGCCTTCATCTTCGTGTCACCGTTGCTCGGTTTCACGCTGGGTTCGATCATGATGGTGGCCGTGGCGTGGATCTTCCGCCGCACCCGGCCAAGCAAGGTGGACAAATGGTTCCGCCGGCTGCAGCTGGTGTCCGCCGGCGCCTACAGCTTGGGGCACGGCGGCAATGATGCGCAAAAGACCATCGGCATCATCTGGCTGCTGCTGATTGCCACGGGGTACTCGTCGGCGTCTGATGCCTCGCCCCCCACCTGGGCCATCATCAGCTGCTACGTGGCCATTGGCCTCGGGACCATGTTTGGCGGCTGGCGCATTGTGAAGACCATGGGCCAGAAGATCACCAAGCTCAAGCCGGTGGGCGGCTTCTGTGCCGAAACGGGCGGGGCGCTGACGTTGTTTCTGGCCACCACGCTGGGCATTCCGGTGTCCACCACGCACACCATCACGGGCGCCATCGTCGGTGTGGGCTCCACCCAGCGTGCCAGCGCCGTGCGTTGGGGCGTGGCGGGCAACATCATCTGGGCGTGGATATTGACCATTCCCGCCAGTGCGTTTGTGGCCGCCGTCGCCTACTGGATCAGCCTGCAGCTGTTCTGA
- a CDS encoding TM2 domain-containing protein has protein sequence MKNKTVAAWLAFVGGPLGLHRFYLHGLSDMLGWLLPIPTALGIYGIQRVQQLGQDDHYSWVLIPLLGFTIAACALRAILYALMTPEAWNARYNPSATPDAAPGRTQWITVGAIVVSLLIGTTVLMASLAFSFQRYFEYQIEEARKISQ, from the coding sequence ATGAAAAACAAAACCGTGGCGGCCTGGCTCGCCTTTGTGGGCGGGCCGCTGGGCCTGCACCGCTTCTATCTGCACGGCCTGTCCGACATGCTCGGCTGGCTGCTGCCCATTCCCACGGCGCTGGGCATCTATGGCATCCAGCGGGTGCAGCAACTCGGCCAGGACGACCACTACAGCTGGGTGCTGATACCGCTGCTGGGCTTCACGATTGCCGCTTGTGCACTGCGTGCCATCCTGTATGCGCTGATGACGCCCGAGGCCTGGAATGCGCGCTACAACCCCAGCGCTACGCCCGATGCCGCACCGGGCAGGACGCAGTGGATCACCGTGGGTGCCATCGTGGTGTCGTTGCTGATTGGCACCACGGTGCTGATGGCCAGCCTGGCATTCAGCTTCCAGCGGTACTTTGAATACCAGATCGAGGAAGCGCGCAAGATCTCTCAGTGA
- a CDS encoding GNAT family N-acetyltransferase, translating to MSTIRPSTDSDIPAITAIYQHHVLHGTGTFEIDPPSEADMAGRRADVLARGLPWLVAEQDGQVLGFAYANWFKPRPAYRFSAEDSIYVADSARGMGLGRKLLAELAVQAEAVGVRKLLAVIGDSANAGSIGVHRALGFTDVGIMRSVGWKFGAWRDIVLMEKTLGAGDTTSPE from the coding sequence ATGTCCACCATCCGCCCCAGCACCGACAGCGATATCCCCGCCATTACCGCCATTTACCAACACCATGTGCTCCACGGCACGGGCACGTTCGAGATCGACCCACCTTCCGAAGCCGACATGGCAGGCCGCCGCGCTGACGTACTGGCGCGCGGCCTGCCCTGGCTGGTGGCCGAGCAGGACGGACAGGTGCTGGGCTTTGCCTATGCCAACTGGTTCAAGCCCCGTCCGGCCTACCGTTTCTCGGCCGAGGACTCGATCTACGTGGCCGACAGCGCCCGGGGCATGGGCCTGGGCCGCAAGCTGCTGGCCGAGCTGGCGGTGCAGGCCGAGGCCGTGGGCGTGCGCAAGCTGCTGGCGGTGATTGGCGACTCGGCCAACGCAGGCTCCATCGGCGTGCACCGGGCGTTGGGCTTTACCGATGTGGGCATCATGCGCTCGGTGGGCTGGAAGTTTGGCGCCTGGCGCGACATCGTGCTCATGGAAAAGACCCTGGGCGCGGGCGACACCACCTCCCCCGAATAA
- the rpsP gene encoding 30S ribosomal protein S16: MVVIRLSRGGSKGRPFFNIVVADKRVRRDGRFIERIGFYNPTAKESEEGLRIVQDRLAYWVGVGAQSSPTVDRLIKQAAKKAA, encoded by the coding sequence ATGGTCGTCATTCGACTCTCCCGCGGCGGCTCCAAGGGCCGTCCCTTCTTCAACATCGTCGTTGCTGACAAGCGCGTGCGCCGTGATGGCCGCTTCATCGAGCGCATCGGCTTCTACAACCCCACCGCCAAGGAATCCGAAGAAGGCCTGCGCATCGTGCAAGACCGTCTGGCTTACTGGGTGGGCGTGGGCGCCCAGTCCTCCCCCACGGTGGACCGCCTGATCAAGCAAGCCGCCAAGAAGGCTGCTTAA
- the rimM gene encoding ribosome maturation factor RimM (Essential for efficient processing of 16S rRNA) produces the protein MATTPLTLEPAELPADAVEVGRIADAWGVKGWFKVLPHSSNPEALFSSKRWYLQPSERGAKTFNGTVLLPIRQAKDHSDSVVAWAQGIDDRNGAEALRGARIFVPRSSFPSTSDDEYYWVDLIGLSVFNREGVALGQVRELMSTGPQTVLVLAYEQDGKAQERMIPFVSAFVDKVDLAEKRITVDWQPDY, from the coding sequence ATGGCCACCACACCGCTGACCCTCGAACCCGCAGAACTGCCTGCTGACGCCGTTGAAGTAGGGCGCATTGCAGATGCCTGGGGCGTCAAGGGCTGGTTCAAGGTGCTGCCGCACAGCAGCAATCCCGAGGCACTTTTTTCGTCCAAACGCTGGTACCTGCAGCCGTCCGAGCGTGGGGCCAAGACCTTCAACGGCACCGTGCTGCTGCCCATCCGCCAGGCCAAGGACCATTCGGACTCCGTGGTGGCCTGGGCGCAGGGCATTGACGACCGCAACGGCGCAGAGGCGTTGCGGGGCGCACGGATTTTTGTGCCGCGTTCCAGTTTTCCATCCACTTCGGATGACGAGTATTACTGGGTCGATCTGATCGGCCTGTCGGTATTCAACCGCGAAGGCGTGGCGCTGGGCCAGGTGCGCGAGCTGATGTCCACCGGCCCCCAGACCGTGCTGGTGCTGGCTTACGAGCAGGATGGCAAGGCGCAGGAGCGCATGATCCCGTTTGTCTCGGCCTTTGTGGACAAGGTGGATCTGGCCGAGAAGCGCATCACCGTCGACTGGCAGCCCGACTACTGA
- the trmD gene encoding tRNA (guanosine(37)-N1)-methyltransferase TrmD — protein MRFDIITLFPELFAPFLASGVTRRAYASGQVDVRLWNPRDYADGNYRRVDDRPFGGGPGMVMMAEPLARCLAAIRAERGEPEEIQAPVVLFSPIGESLNHAAVERWSASEGAVLLCGRYEGIDQRFIDAHVTVQMSLGDFVLSGGEIAAMALLDAVARLQPGVLNDEGSHQLDSFNPALDGLLDCPHYTRPEEWAGQQVPAALLSGHHAQIERWRRDQRLATTARHRPDLIDAARQAGRLAPADEAVLAKLG, from the coding sequence ATGCGCTTTGACATCATTACTCTCTTTCCCGAGCTGTTTGCCCCCTTTCTGGCAAGCGGCGTGACCCGACGCGCCTATGCCAGCGGCCAGGTCGATGTGCGCCTGTGGAACCCCCGGGACTACGCCGACGGCAACTACCGCCGGGTGGATGACCGTCCGTTTGGCGGCGGCCCGGGCATGGTGATGATGGCCGAGCCCCTGGCGCGCTGCCTCGCGGCCATCCGGGCAGAGCGGGGTGAGCCCGAGGAGATCCAGGCGCCGGTGGTGCTTTTCTCCCCCATCGGCGAGTCGTTGAACCACGCCGCTGTGGAGCGCTGGTCTGCCAGCGAGGGGGCAGTGTTGCTGTGTGGCCGCTACGAAGGCATCGACCAGCGGTTCATCGATGCGCATGTGACTGTGCAGATGAGCCTGGGTGATTTCGTGCTCTCTGGGGGCGAGATTGCCGCCATGGCCTTGCTGGATGCGGTGGCGCGCCTGCAGCCCGGCGTGCTCAATGACGAGGGCAGCCACCAGCTCGACAGTTTCAATCCCGCGCTGGACGGCCTGCTGGACTGCCCGCACTACACCCGGCCGGAAGAGTGGGCGGGGCAGCAGGTGCCTGCAGCCCTCCTGTCGGGTCACCATGCGCAGATTGAGCGCTGGCGGCGCGACCAGCGCCTGGCCACCACGGCCCGCCATCGGCCCGATCTCATCGACGCCGCACGCCAGGCAGGGCGTTTGGCCCCCGCCGATGAAGCAGTATTGGCCAAGCTCGGCTGA
- the rplS gene encoding 50S ribosomal protein L19, producing the protein MNLIQTLEAEEIARLNKTIPEFAPGDTVIVNVNVVEGNRKRVQAYEGVVIAKRNRGLNSGFTVRKISSGEGVERTFQTYSPLIASIEVKRRGDVRRAKLYYLRDRSGKSARIKEKLPSRVKAAATAA; encoded by the coding sequence ATGAACCTGATCCAGACCCTGGAAGCGGAAGAAATTGCCCGCTTGAACAAAACCATTCCCGAGTTCGCCCCCGGTGACACCGTCATTGTGAACGTGAACGTGGTGGAAGGTAACCGCAAGCGCGTGCAGGCTTACGAAGGCGTTGTGATTGCCAAGCGCAATCGCGGCCTCAACAGCGGCTTCACCGTGCGCAAGATTTCCAGCGGCGAAGGCGTGGAGCGTACGTTCCAGACCTACAGCCCGCTGATCGCCAGCATCGAAGTCAAGCGCCGTGGTGACGTGCGCCGTGCCAAGCTGTACTACCTGCGTGACCGCAGCGGCAAGTCGGCACGTATCAAGGAAAAGCTGCCTTCGCGCGTCAAGGCCGCTGCCACCGCCGCTTAA
- a CDS encoding CoA pyrophosphatase has product MNPPSPPAVSSVIAPLSSLPDFDPRMVPVVGVDAHLPAVPLAAQMPDALRARFAQPPQWEPEVVLEKKFMNREPAHASVLLAIVLREQPMVLLTERTAHLSTHSGQVAFPGGRADPEDASPADTALREAKEEVGLDPAFVEVLGTLPTYVTGSSFIITPVVALVQPDCVLQPNPYEVADLFEVPLAFLLDPAHHRRHVFDRDGVHREWFSMPYEQGNKTHFIWGATAGMLRNFYRFMQA; this is encoded by the coding sequence GTGAACCCTCCTTCTCCTCCTGCCGTCTCATCGGTCATCGCGCCACTGTCGAGCCTGCCCGACTTTGACCCCCGCATGGTGCCGGTGGTCGGGGTGGATGCGCACCTGCCTGCCGTGCCGCTGGCGGCGCAGATGCCCGATGCACTGCGCGCGCGTTTTGCGCAGCCGCCCCAGTGGGAGCCGGAGGTGGTGCTGGAAAAGAAGTTCATGAACCGCGAGCCAGCCCATGCGTCCGTGTTGCTGGCCATCGTCTTGCGCGAGCAACCCATGGTGCTGCTGACGGAGCGCACGGCGCATCTGTCCACCCATTCCGGGCAGGTTGCCTTTCCGGGGGGGCGCGCTGATCCGGAAGACGCCAGCCCGGCCGACACCGCCTTGCGCGAAGCAAAGGAAGAGGTGGGGCTCGACCCTGCGTTTGTCGAGGTGCTGGGAACCCTCCCCACCTATGTGACCGGCTCATCGTTCATCATCACCCCCGTGGTCGCCCTGGTGCAGCCGGATTGCGTGCTGCAGCCCAACCCGTATGAAGTGGCCGACCTGTTCGAGGTGCCGCTGGCCTTCTTGCTGGACCCGGCCCATCACCGTCGTCACGTGTTCGATCGCGATGGCGTGCACCGCGAGTGGTTCTCCATGCCCTACGAGCAGGGCAACAAAACCCATTTCATCTGGGGTGCCACGGCGGGCATGCTGCGCAATTTCTACCGCTTCATGCAGGCCTGA
- a CDS encoding CobD/CbiB family protein: MSFFAILFALLIEQARPLARSNPIHAGLRAWALSVSRNFDAGKSHHGWVAWSLAVLVPALVTLAIHWLLLWGLGWPFAVLWSVAVLYVTLGFRQFSHHFTGIRDALEEGDEDAARERLAHWQQVDVGALPRSEIVRHVIEYSVLAAHRHVFGVLAWFSVLAALGLGPTGAVLYRLAEFVSRYWHYKQRTGALPASESLQQASAQAWTAIDWLPARLTALSFAVVGSFEEAIEGWRFHAQRFPNDNDGVVLAATAGAINVRLGGEALKARTELHAPQGLEIDADMGDSDSTPGREPEVGHLRSVVGLVWRSVVVWMLLLALLTLARLLG; this comes from the coding sequence ATGAGTTTCTTCGCCATCCTGTTCGCTCTGCTGATCGAGCAGGCACGTCCCCTGGCCCGCAGCAATCCCATCCATGCGGGGCTGCGTGCGTGGGCGCTGTCCGTGAGCCGCAATTTCGACGCGGGCAAATCGCACCACGGCTGGGTGGCGTGGAGCCTCGCGGTACTCGTTCCCGCACTGGTCACACTGGCCATCCACTGGCTGCTGTTGTGGGGGCTGGGCTGGCCGTTTGCAGTGCTCTGGAGTGTGGCGGTGCTGTATGTCACGCTGGGCTTTCGCCAGTTCAGCCATCACTTCACCGGCATCCGCGATGCGCTGGAAGAAGGGGACGAAGATGCGGCCCGCGAGCGCCTCGCGCACTGGCAGCAGGTGGATGTAGGCGCGCTGCCGCGCAGCGAGATCGTGCGCCATGTGATCGAGTATTCTGTGCTGGCCGCCCACCGGCACGTGTTTGGCGTGCTGGCCTGGTTCTCGGTGCTGGCCGCGCTGGGGCTGGGGCCGACGGGGGCGGTGCTGTATCGCCTGGCTGAATTTGTCTCCCGCTACTGGCACTACAAGCAGCGTACCGGTGCGCTACCGGCCAGCGAATCCCTGCAGCAGGCCTCAGCACAGGCCTGGACCGCCATCGACTGGCTGCCGGCGCGGCTCACGGCGCTGAGTTTTGCGGTGGTGGGCAGCTTTGAAGAAGCGATTGAAGGCTGGCGTTTTCACGCACAGCGGTTTCCGAACGACAACGATGGCGTGGTACTCGCCGCGACAGCCGGGGCCATTAATGTGCGCCTGGGCGGTGAGGCGCTGAAGGCGCGCACCGAGTTGCATGCGCCGCAGGGCCTGGAGATTGACGCCGACATGGGCGACAGCGACTCCACCCCTGGCCGCGAGCCCGAAGTGGGCCACCTGCGCAGTGTGGTCGGCCTGGTGTGGCGCTCGGTGGTGGTCTGGATGCTGCTGCTGGCGTTGCTCACGCTGGCGCGCTTGCTGGGCTAG
- the rsgA gene encoding ribosome small subunit-dependent GTPase A, which produces MAERSALMEGTVVASHGRHCMVETPDGARRICHPRGKKNQAVVGDHVLWQAPPPGQGEEGTIEKVKERRNLFYRQDEIRTKSFAANLDQVLILIAAEPVFSESQLARALIAAEAEGIKPIIALNKSDLVEPFARAWERLLPYRHMGAGKHYGVLPLSLALSSDVDRALLMEHLQGKTTLVLGPSGSGKSTLINLLVPGASVLTGEISQALNSGKHTTTSTHWYWMDAARTTALIDSPGFQEFGLHHIAPMQLAACMPDIAEHATACKFYNCTHLHEPGCGVLDAVKSGPSAGGISPSRYKIYSDLFEELSHTRY; this is translated from the coding sequence ATGGCTGAGCGCAGCGCCCTCATGGAAGGTACCGTGGTGGCCAGCCATGGGCGCCACTGCATGGTCGAGACCCCGGACGGCGCGCGCCGCATCTGCCACCCCCGCGGCAAAAAGAATCAGGCGGTGGTGGGCGACCATGTGCTGTGGCAGGCACCGCCGCCTGGCCAAGGCGAAGAAGGCACCATCGAAAAGGTCAAGGAGCGGCGCAACCTCTTTTACCGCCAGGACGAGATCCGCACCAAGTCGTTTGCCGCCAACCTGGACCAAGTGCTCATCCTGATTGCAGCAGAGCCGGTGTTCTCGGAAAGCCAGTTGGCACGCGCACTGATTGCGGCCGAAGCCGAAGGCATCAAACCCATCATCGCCCTCAACAAGAGTGATCTGGTCGAACCCTTTGCCCGCGCATGGGAGCGCCTGCTGCCCTACCGGCACATGGGCGCAGGCAAACACTACGGGGTGCTGCCGCTGTCGCTGGCGCTGTCCAGCGATGTGGACCGCGCCCTGCTGATGGAACACCTGCAAGGCAAGACCACGCTGGTGCTCGGCCCCTCTGGGTCGGGCAAAAGCACGCTGATCAACCTGCTGGTGCCCGGTGCTTCTGTGCTGACCGGCGAAATCTCGCAGGCGCTGAACTCTGGCAAACACACCACCACCAGCACCCACTGGTACTGGATGGATGCGGCTCGCACCACGGCACTGATCGACTCACCGGGGTTCCAGGAATTTGGGCTCCACCATATCGCCCCCATGCAGTTGGCCGCCTGCATGCCCGACATTGCCGAACACGCGACGGCCTGCAAGTTCTACAACTGCACCCACCTGCATGAACCGGGCTGTGGCGTACTGGATGCTGTAAAAAGTGGCCCAAGCGCTGGAGGAATAAGCCCATCGCGCTACAAAATATATAGCGATTTATTTGAAGAGCTGAGCCACACCCGGTATTGA
- a CDS encoding 4a-hydroxytetrahydrobiopterin dehydratase yields MTTMLKKKDWSTLTRRALTATEVVANLAKLDGWSLSGDGANVAIEKTYHFANYYETISFVNALAFIANAQDHHPDLSVHYNRCVVRLNTHDVHGISSTDFECATQFDALVAL; encoded by the coding sequence ATGACTACGATGTTGAAGAAAAAAGACTGGTCTACGCTGACCCGCCGTGCCCTGACAGCTACAGAAGTCGTAGCAAACCTGGCCAAGCTGGACGGTTGGAGCCTTAGCGGCGACGGCGCCAACGTCGCCATCGAGAAGACCTACCACTTTGCCAATTACTACGAGACCATCTCGTTCGTGAACGCGCTGGCGTTTATCGCCAACGCGCAAGACCACCACCCTGATCTGTCGGTGCACTACAACCGTTGCGTGGTACGGCTGAACACGCACGACGTGCACGGCATCTCCAGCACCGACTTCGAGTGCGCCACACAGTTCGACGCGCTGGTCGCGCTGTGA
- a CDS encoding M48 family metallopeptidase: protein MPTSDDISPSLLLTVAFAAALLLGLALKFWLATRQVRHVARHRTAVPTPFAERIALAAHQKAADYTITKARLGMLEMALGAAVLLGWTLLGGLDALNQALLGALGGGMWQQMALLVAFAAISGLIDLPLSLYQTFVVEERFGFNKMTWRLWLADALKGLLVGAIIGLPIAALILWLMGAAGPLWWLWAWCFWMGFNLLLMVIYPTFIAPLFNKFQPLEDESLKARVTALMQRCGFSAKGLFVMDGSRRSAHANAYFTGFGAAKRVVFYDTLLRQLAPGEVEAVLAHELGHFKHRHIVQRVAMMFALSLAGFALLGWLSTQVWFYTGLGVRPNISLDPAVAAAPNDALALLLFMLVVPVFTFFISPLFSQQSRRHEFQADAYAVAQASGADLSSALLKLYEDNASTLTPDPVYVRFYYSHPPATERLARMQTPAHP from the coding sequence ATGCCCACCTCTGACGACATTTCCCCCTCTTTGCTGCTCACCGTGGCCTTTGCCGCCGCGCTGCTGCTGGGCCTTGCCCTCAAGTTCTGGCTGGCGACACGCCAGGTCCGGCATGTGGCCCGCCACCGCACTGCAGTCCCCACCCCGTTTGCCGAACGCATCGCGCTGGCCGCACACCAGAAGGCGGCTGACTACACCATCACCAAAGCCCGCCTGGGCATGCTGGAGATGGCGCTGGGGGCGGCCGTGCTGCTGGGCTGGACCTTGCTGGGCGGCCTGGATGCACTGAACCAGGCGCTGCTTGGCGCGCTGGGTGGCGGCATGTGGCAACAGATGGCATTGCTGGTGGCCTTTGCTGCCATCAGCGGACTGATCGACCTGCCCCTGTCGCTGTACCAGACCTTCGTGGTGGAAGAACGGTTTGGCTTCAACAAAATGACCTGGCGCCTGTGGCTGGCGGATGCCCTCAAGGGCCTGCTGGTGGGCGCCATCATCGGGCTGCCGATTGCCGCACTGATCCTCTGGCTGATGGGCGCTGCAGGCCCGCTGTGGTGGCTGTGGGCCTGGTGCTTCTGGATGGGCTTCAACCTGCTGCTGATGGTGATCTACCCCACCTTCATCGCACCGCTGTTCAACAAATTCCAGCCACTCGAAGATGAATCGCTCAAAGCCCGCGTGACCGCACTCATGCAGCGCTGCGGCTTCTCGGCCAAGGGCCTGTTTGTGATGGACGGCAGCCGCCGCAGCGCCCACGCCAACGCCTACTTCACGGGCTTTGGTGCCGCCAAGCGCGTGGTGTTCTACGACACCCTGCTGCGCCAGCTGGCCCCCGGCGAGGTCGAAGCCGTCCTGGCCCATGAGCTGGGCCACTTCAAGCACCGCCACATCGTCCAGCGCGTCGCGATGATGTTTGCGCTGAGTCTGGCCGGCTTTGCACTGCTGGGCTGGCTCTCCACCCAGGTGTGGTTTTACACGGGACTGGGTGTGCGCCCCAATATCTCGCTGGACCCGGCCGTGGCAGCAGCCCCCAATGACGCACTGGCGCTGCTGCTGTTCATGCTGGTCGTACCGGTCTTCACATTTTTCATCTCGCCGCTGTTCTCGCAGCAGTCGCGCCGCCATGAGTTCCAGGCGGATGCGTATGCCGTGGCTCAGGCCAGCGGCGCCGATCTGTCGTCGGCCCTGCTCAAGCTGTACGAAGACAACGCCTCCACGCTCACACCCGATCCGGTTTACGTGAGGTTTTACTACTCGCATCCACCTGCCACAGAACGGCTGGCACGCATGCAAACCCCTGCCCATCCATGA